GCGACCGACGAGCCGAAGAAGACCACCGGTCGCGGTCGCCGCACCACCAAGAAGCCGGCGGCCGATGCCGAGGCTCCCGCCGCCGAGAAGCCCGCCGAGGCTCCTGCGACGGAGACCCCCTCCTCGAACGATTCCGGCTCCGACTCCGCCGACGGCGGCGACGAGCAGGGCGGTCGTGGACGCAACCGCAACCGCAGCCGCAACCGCGGTCGCGGCCAGAACGGCAACGGCCAGGGCGACTCGCAGCAGTCGCAGCAGACGCAGCAGCAGAGCGCGCCGACCGATGACGACGGCGGAAACGCCCGCAACCGTCAGCGCAACAAGCGTCGTGGCGGCGCCCCGACCGACGAGTTCGACACGGAGATCGGCGAGGACGACGTCCTGATCCCGATCGCCGGCATCCTCGACGTGCTCGACAACTACGCGTTCGTCCGCACCACCGGCTACCTCGCCGGCCCCAGCGACGTCTACGTCTCGCTTGGCCAGGTCAAGAAGTACAACCTGCGCAAGGGCGACGCGATCGTCGGATCGATCAAGCAGCCCCGTGAGGGCGAGCAGCAGGGACGTCAGAAGTACAACGCCCTGGTCAAGGTCGACTCGATCAACGGCCTGTCCGTCGATGACGCGGCGACGCGCGTCGAGTTCGGCAAGCTCACCCCGCTGTACCCGCAGGAGCGTCTCCGTCTCGAGACCGCTCCCGAGAAGCTGACCCAGCGGATCATCGACCTCGTCGCCCCGATCGGAAAGGGACAGCGCGGGCTCATCGTCGCGCCGCCCAAGGCGGGCAAGACGATCGTGCTGCAGCAGATCGCCAACGCGATCGCGCAGAACAACCCCGAGGTCCACCTCATGGTCGTGCTCGTCGACGAGCGCCCCGAAGAGGTCACCGACATGCAGCGCACGGTGAAGGGCGAGGTCATCGCCTCCACCTTCGACCGCCCCGCCGAGGATCACACCACGGTCGCCGAGCTCGCCATCGAGCGCGCCAAGCGCCTCGTCGAGCTGGGCCGCGACGTCGTCGTGCTGCTCGACTCGATCACGCGTCTCGGTCGTGCTTACAACCTCGCGGCCCCGGCCTCGGGACGCGTGCTCTCGGGTGGTGTCGACGCCTCGGCGCTGTACCCGCCCAAGCGCTTCTTCGGCGCCGCGCGCAACATCGAGAACGGCGGATCCCTGACGATCCTCGCCACGGCTCTCGTCGAGACCGGCTCCAAGATGGACGAGGTCATCTTCGAGGAGTTCAAGGGCACCGGCAACAGTGAGCTGCGCCTCTCGCGTCAGCTCGCCGACAAGCGGATCTTCCCCGCCGTCGACGTCAACGCGTCGAGCACCCGTCGCGAGGAGATGCTGCTCTCGGCAGACGAGGTCAAGATCACCTGGAAGCTGCGCCGTGCCCTCGCGGGCCTCGACCAGCAGCAGGCGCTCGAGGTCGTCCTCGGCAAGCTCAAGGAGACCCACTCGAACGTCGAGTTCCTCGTGCAGATGCAGAAGTCGATCCCGACGCTGCCTTCGGGCGCACACGGGCACGACAACAACATCCGCTGAGCGGAGCCGGAGTGTTCGAGTCCGTCCAGACTCTGATCGACGAGCATCGCCGGGTGCAGGAGGAGCTCTCCGACCCGGCGGTGCACGCCGACGCCGCGCGGGCGAAGCGGGTCAATCGCCGCTACGCCGAGCTGTCGCGGATCGTCACCGCCCATGAGGCATGGGTGGCGGCATCCGACGATCTCGACGCCGCCCGCGAGCTGGCACGCGAAGACGACGCGTTCGCCGCCGAGATCCCGGCTCTCGAAGAGGGACTGCAGGCGGCGCAGGAGAGGCTCCGCCGGCTGCTGATCCCTCGCGATCCCGACGATGCGCGTGACGTGATCATGGAGATCAAGGCGGGGGAGGGCGGCGCCGAGTCGGCGCTGTTCGCCGCGGACCTGCTGCGGATGTACATCCAGTACGCGGCCTCCAAGGGCTGGAAGACCGAGCTTCTGGAGCGCAACGAGTCCGATCTCGGGGGCTACAAGGACGTCCAGGTCGCCATCAAGGGATCCTCCACCGACCCCGCGCAGGGCGTCTGGGCGCACCTCAAATACGAGGGCGGGGTGCACCGGGTGCAGCGCGTGCCCGCGACCGAGTCGCAGGGTCGTATCCACACCTCGACCACCGGTGTGCTGGTGTTCCCCGAGGTCGACGAACCCGACGAGATCGCGATCAACCAGAACGACCTCAAGATCGATGTCTTCCGCTCGTCCGGGCCCGGCGGTCAGTCCGTCAACACGACCGACT
The sequence above is a segment of the Microbacterium sp. Root553 genome. Coding sequences within it:
- the rho gene encoding transcription termination factor Rho, with product MENFSETQNDKAAPAAEAPARASDAATASATEVAPARKRAPRRASTATAAAKAEKAAAAAAEAPAADAAPAAASAAAPAAEAPAEAAPKAKAPRRSRAKKADAETEASAASAQAPAAEAPTADAAPAESAPSADAGSSDATDEPKKTTGRGRRTTKKPAADAEAPAAEKPAEAPATETPSSNDSGSDSADGGDEQGGRGRNRNRSRNRGRGQNGNGQGDSQQSQQTQQQSAPTDDDGGNARNRQRNKRRGGAPTDEFDTEIGEDDVLIPIAGILDVLDNYAFVRTTGYLAGPSDVYVSLGQVKKYNLRKGDAIVGSIKQPREGEQQGRQKYNALVKVDSINGLSVDDAATRVEFGKLTPLYPQERLRLETAPEKLTQRIIDLVAPIGKGQRGLIVAPPKAGKTIVLQQIANAIAQNNPEVHLMVVLVDERPEEVTDMQRTVKGEVIASTFDRPAEDHTTVAELAIERAKRLVELGRDVVVLLDSITRLGRAYNLAAPASGRVLSGGVDASALYPPKRFFGAARNIENGGSLTILATALVETGSKMDEVIFEEFKGTGNSELRLSRQLADKRIFPAVDVNASSTRREEMLLSADEVKITWKLRRALAGLDQQQALEVVLGKLKETHSNVEFLVQMQKSIPTLPSGAHGHDNNIR
- the prfA gene encoding peptide chain release factor 1, which codes for MFESVQTLIDEHRRVQEELSDPAVHADAARAKRVNRRYAELSRIVTAHEAWVAASDDLDAARELAREDDAFAAEIPALEEGLQAAQERLRRLLIPRDPDDARDVIMEIKAGEGGAESALFAADLLRMYIQYAASKGWKTELLERNESDLGGYKDVQVAIKGSSTDPAQGVWAHLKYEGGVHRVQRVPATESQGRIHTSTTGVLVFPEVDEPDEIAINQNDLKIDVFRSSGPGGQSVNTTDSAVRITHLPSGIVVSMQNEKSQLQNREAAMRVLRARLLAKQQEELDAAASDARKSQIRGMDRSERIRTYNFPENRIADHRTGFKAYNLDQVMDGALEPIIESAIQADEEARLAAVGSDS